The Rouxiella sp. WC2420 region GAACTAAAACCTGGTACTGAAGGATACGACGAGCATTAATACTGTCTTTGTTTGGCGACAACGGCTAACTTATCTGTCGCCAAATAGAGACATTTAACTCATTGATATTTATAGATTCAGTTTTTTGCTGGATAAAACGTCTCTCTTTGGAGACTAACCGCTGGATTTTACAGCGAAAAAAAGTACTGTAAAAAATAGCTCAACACCTTTTAAAAAAATTAATCATTTAAAACCAGACGTTTAAAATTTATATTTATAAGTTGGCACGATTCCTGCTATATTCACTGCGGTTGCTCATTCAATCAGTTATAAATGCCTCGGCGGTTTTACCGCAATTTGCGCTCATAACATCAGAATGACGCCGTAGAAAAGGTGCCTATCGTTCACCAAACCGATATCGTTGCTACGGCAATCTTATCAAGCATCGAACGACACGTTGAGTGAGGCACCACCTCTTCTGCCCTGTAGACCTCTCTTTGGGAAGTTTGCAGGGCAACCCCTCTGAGTTCTCTTCTTTTCTTCCTTATCCGGCTCGGTTAGCATCAACAGACTGATTGAGAGCGAGATGATTCCTTGAAAAAGCGGCGTATATTCCCAGGTTCTCTGCGTCAGCTAGTCCTGATGGCCTTTTTGCTGGTGCTGTTACCTCTATTGGTTTTGGCTTATCAGGCTTATGCCAGCCTAAAACACCTCAGCGAGCAGGCGGCAGAAATCAACCGCACAACCATTGTTGATGCCCGACGCAGCGAGTCGATGACCAGTATTGCGCTGGAAATGGAGCGCAGCTATCGACAATACTGCGTGCTCGACGACCCAACGCTTTCAACTCTTTACCAAAGTCAGCTGCGTCAATATTCGCAGATGCTGGATGCCCACGCGCCAATATTGCCCGATCCGCGCTACAACCAAAATCTGCGCGACCTGTTGACTCAGCTCTCTTCATTTAAATGTGAAAATAATAGTCCGATCCCTGACGCCTCTCGCCAGCTCGAAGAGTTCTCGCGATCCAACGCCGAAATGGTTCAGGCGACGCGGGAAGTCATCTACTCCCGAGGCCAGAAGTTGCAGCATGCTATCGCCGCACGCGGCAAGTTCTTCGGCTGGCAGGCGCTGGTGTTATTCCTGCTCAGCGGTATGCTGGTGCTGCTGTTTACCCGCATGATTATCGGGCCGGTGAAGGGGGTTGAGAGAATGATTAATCTGCTCGGGGAAGGCCGCTCGCCGGGAAGTGTCGCCAGATTTCGCGGGCCGCGCGAGATCCGCGCGCTGGCAAAACGTATTCACTGGCTCAGTGAACGTCTGGCGTGGTTTGAATCTCAGCGTCACGAATTTCTCCGCCATATCTCGCACGAACTGAAAACTCCGCTGGCCAGCATGCGTGAAGGCACCGAGCTGCTGCGTGATGAAATTGCCGGTCCTTTAACCGCCGATCAGCAAGAGGTCGTGGCTATTCTCAATAGCAGTAGTCGCCATCTGCAAACCCTGATTGAGCAACTGCTGGATTATAATCGCCGACTGGCCGACATTGCGACCGACAAAGAACAGGTCAATCTGCCTGAAATTCTCCACCGCGTGGCGGCGGCACACAGCCTTACGGCACGCAGCAAGATGATCCATACCGAAATCACTACCGATGCCGCGCAATGTTGGGCCGAATCTATTCTATTGGTGCGGGTGTTGGATAATCTGTATTCCAATGCGGTGCACTATGGCGCCGAATCCGGTAACATTTGGCTGCATAGCTGGCAGGAGGGCGCACGCACCTACATTGATGTCGCCAACAGCGGCACGCCTATTCCTGTCGACGAACAAACCATGATTTTTGAGCCCTTCTTTCAGGGGAGCCAACTGCGCAAAGGTGCCGTCAAAGGCAGCGGGTTGGGGCTGAGTATCGCCAAAGACTGTATCAAGCGTATGGAGGGCAAGCTGAAACTGGTCGACGTCGACTACGCCGATGTCTGTTTCCGCATTGAATTACCCTCCAACGCCGGGAAAACTTAGCCGAGTATAATCACACCATGCAGACAAGATTAAAACTGCTGCTCACATCGGCGATTCTAACGCCCATGCTGCTGATGCTGAGTGGTTGTACGCATCATCATAGTAAAGAACTTTCCCAGCCGGTTGAGGATGTTATCCCTGACAGTAAAGTGATCGATTTTCGTGTGGCGCCCTGTGAAACGCTTTGGGCGCTGGATGATAATGCCACGGTCACCAATTCATTGTACTGGCTGAGGGCGATGGACTGCTCCGATCGCATGAGCACCGCGCAGGCAAATTATCAGGCGGCGCTAATTCCTGCCTCAGGATGGGCTAATATCTTTAAACAGAGCATTTTGGCCGCCGGGGCCGAGCCTGACCTGACTCAGCGCAGAGCGTTGCTCAATAGCGTCAATGATTACCGTGGCCAGATGCCCGGCGAGATCCGCCCGCTAGTGCAGATGTGGCGTGAGAGAGAGTCGTTGCAAATCGCCTTTGAAGATGAAAAAGCGCGTAACGCTCGCCAGCAATCCTCCAATGAAGCCAAAATAGAGGAGATGACCAATCAGCAAACCGCTTTGCAGGCGAGTCTGGATGATACCCGGCGTAAGCTGGAAAACCTGACCGATATCGAGCGCCAGCTGTCATCACGCAAACAGCTGCAAAGCGAACTGCCTGACAACGACAGTAACGTCTCGGGGGCCGGGCGCGGCGTTTCTGGCTCTGACAAAGATACCTACGTACCGGCCAAGACGAGCCAGTCCAAATAAAATGAAAAGACACAAGCAACGGGAGAAAAATGAGCGCACGGAAAAATGCCAGCCTGCTGCTGGTGGATGACGATCCCAGCCTGTTGAAGCTGCTGGGCATGCGCCTTTCCAGCGAGGGATTCCAGGTGACCACCGCGGCCAGCGGTGAAGAGGCATTGAAACTGCTGCGTCGTGAACGCATTGATTTGGTGCTGAGCGATTTGCGGATGGACGAGATGGACGGCATGGCGCTGTTTGCAGAAATTCAGAAGCATCAGCCTGGTATGCCCGTGATTATATTGACCGCTCACGGCTCTATTCCTGATGCAGTAGCCGCGACTCAGCAGGGCGTATTTGGATTCTTGACCAAGCCGGTTGACCGTGACGCGCTCTACAAAGCCATTGATGAAGCGCTGGCCCAGTCTGCTCCTGCCGGTGACGATAGCTGGCGTGAACAGATAGTGACGCGTAGCCCGATTATGCTGCGTTTGCTGGAGCAGGCCAAAATGGTTGCACAGTCGGACGTCAGCCTGCTGATTAACGGGCAAAGCGGCACCGGTAAGGAAGTGCTTGCTCAGGCTATCCATCGCACCAGTCCGCGCGGCAAGAAGGCATTTATTGCCATTAACTGCGGCGCATTGCCGGAGCAATTGCTGGAGTCTGAACTGTTTGGTCATGCAAAAGGATCCTTTACCGGCGCGGTGAACAGCCGGGAAGGTTTGTTTCAGGCGGCCGATGGCGGCACACTATTTCTGGATGAAATCGGCGATATGCCTTTGTCATTGCAGGTAAAGTTGTTGCGCGTTTTGCAGGAACGCAAAGTGCGGCCGCTGGGGAGTAATCACGACATTGATGTCAATGTGCGGATTATTTCCGCGACTCACCGCGATTTACCCAAGGCGATGGAGAAGGGCGAGTTTCGCGAAGATCTGTATTATCGACTGAACGTGGTGAATCTCAAACTGCCCGCGCTGCACGAGCGAGCAGAGGATATCCCGCTGCTTGCCAGTCATTTGCTGCGCGAAGCGGCGATTCGCCATAAGCCGTTTGTGCGCAGTTTCTCGACCGATGCAATGAAACGCCTGATGGCTGCCAGCTGGCCCGGCAACGTGCGCCAGTTGGTCAATGTGATTGAACAGTGCGTGGCGCTCACGTCTGCGCCGGTAATCAGTGAAGCTTTGGTTGAACAGGCCCTGGAAGGTGAAAATACGGCACTACCGACCTTTGTCGAGGCAAGAAACACCTTTGAACTGCACTATTTACGCAAACTTTTGCAGATTACACGTGGCAATGTGACGCAGGCGGCGAGAATAGCCGGGCGCAACCGAACTGAGTTCTATAAGCTGCTTTCAAGGCATGAA contains the following coding sequences:
- a CDS encoding sensor histidine kinase; this encodes MAFLLVLLPLLVLAYQAYASLKHLSEQAAEINRTTIVDARRSESMTSIALEMERSYRQYCVLDDPTLSTLYQSQLRQYSQMLDAHAPILPDPRYNQNLRDLLTQLSSFKCENNSPIPDASRQLEEFSRSNAEMVQATREVIYSRGQKLQHAIAARGKFFGWQALVLFLLSGMLVLLFTRMIIGPVKGVERMINLLGEGRSPGSVARFRGPREIRALAKRIHWLSERLAWFESQRHEFLRHISHELKTPLASMREGTELLRDEIAGPLTADQQEVVAILNSSSRHLQTLIEQLLDYNRRLADIATDKEQVNLPEILHRVAAAHSLTARSKMIHTEITTDAAQCWAESILLVRVLDNLYSNAVHYGAESGNIWLHSWQEGARTYIDVANSGTPIPVDEQTMIFEPFFQGSQLRKGAVKGSGLGLSIAKDCIKRMEGKLKLVDVDYADVCFRIELPSNAGKT
- the qseG gene encoding two-component system QseEF-associated lipoprotein QseG, with the protein product MQTRLKLLLTSAILTPMLLMLSGCTHHHSKELSQPVEDVIPDSKVIDFRVAPCETLWALDDNATVTNSLYWLRAMDCSDRMSTAQANYQAALIPASGWANIFKQSILAAGAEPDLTQRRALLNSVNDYRGQMPGEIRPLVQMWRERESLQIAFEDEKARNARQQSSNEAKIEEMTNQQTALQASLDDTRRKLENLTDIERQLSSRKQLQSELPDNDSNVSGAGRGVSGSDKDTYVPAKTSQSK
- the glrR gene encoding two-component system response regulator GlrR; this translates as MSARKNASLLLVDDDPSLLKLLGMRLSSEGFQVTTAASGEEALKLLRRERIDLVLSDLRMDEMDGMALFAEIQKHQPGMPVIILTAHGSIPDAVAATQQGVFGFLTKPVDRDALYKAIDEALAQSAPAGDDSWREQIVTRSPIMLRLLEQAKMVAQSDVSLLINGQSGTGKEVLAQAIHRTSPRGKKAFIAINCGALPEQLLESELFGHAKGSFTGAVNSREGLFQAADGGTLFLDEIGDMPLSLQVKLLRVLQERKVRPLGSNHDIDVNVRIISATHRDLPKAMEKGEFREDLYYRLNVVNLKLPALHERAEDIPLLASHLLREAAIRHKPFVRSFSTDAMKRLMAASWPGNVRQLVNVIEQCVALTSAPVISEALVEQALEGENTALPTFVEARNTFELHYLRKLLQITRGNVTQAARIAGRNRTEFYKLLSRHELEANDFKES